The Sphingopyxis sp. TUF1 genome segment GCGGCTTGATGACGACGGCGCCGTGGCGCACCTGAAAATCCTTTACCGCGTCGAGATCGCGCGTGACCATCGTCGGCGGCATAAATTCGGCATAGTCGAGCACGAAGACCTTTTCGGGGGCGTTGCGCACCGATACGGGGTCGTTGACCACGAGCGTTTCATCGCGGATGCGTTCGAGCAGCCAGGTGCCGGTGAGGTAGCCGAGGTCGAAGGGCGGGTCCTGCCGCATCAGCACGACATCGACGTCGCGGCCGAGGTCGAGCATGACTTCGTCGCCGAAGCGGTAGTGATCGCCCGCCTCGCGCTTCACGTCGAGCACGCGGTGCGCCTTCGTCGTCAGCCGTCCGGCCTCCCACGTCAGCCCGCGCACGTCGTAGTGATACAGCTCGTAGCCGCGTTCGAGCGCCTTCAGCATCAGGTGAAAGCTGCTGTCGCCCCCGATGTTGATATTGTCCATCGGGTCCATTTGCACCGCGGCGCGCAGGGTCATTTTATTCTATCCTTCTCAAGCCCCTCCCCTTCAGGGGAGGGGTTGGGGTGGGGGTTGTCGAGGTTGTGCAAGGCCGATGGCCCCCACCCCGCTCGACTAAAGTCCCGGCTGACGCCGGGCCAAGTCTCGCTGCCCCTCCCCTGAAGGGGAGGGGCTTGAATATTTTCGACATCCTCACGGCTGCCAGACGTGGACCAGATGGCGTGGCAGGCGCCGCGGCGCAAGGAGCATCACGTCGATGCGTATGTCGTCGTGCGGCCGGGCGAAGCGGGGGCTGAGCATTTCCGCCGCCGCAGCGACGCGGCGCAGGCGATACGGGTCGATCGCGAGGTCGAGGTCGGCGGCGCGGTCGCGCCATTTGACCTCGATAAAGGCGACGATGCGCCCGCGGCGCGCGACCAGATCGACTTCGCCGACGGGGACGCGCAGCCGTTGCCCCAAAATGCGCCAGCCGTGGAAGCGCAGCCACCAGGCGGCGCGGCGCTCGGCGCGGCGGCCGCGTGCTTCGGCGGCGGCGCGGGTCAATCCTGATCCTTTAGCGCGAGCGCACGGGCGTAGATTTCGTGGCGGTCGCGGCCGAAGCGTTTGGCGACGGCCTTCGCCGCCTGAGCGACGGGCTTGTCGGCCATCGCGGTGTGCAGCGCGGCGTCGAGCGTCGCATCGTCGGCGTCTTCGGCGGCCGCTTCGCCGGGCGGGCCGACGATGATGACGATCTCGCCCTTGGGCGGCGCGTCTTCATAGCGCGCGGCGAGTTCGGCGAGCGGGCCCGTCACGCATTCTTCGTAAAGCTTGGTGATTTCACGCGCGACCGCCGCTTCGCGATTGCCGA includes the following:
- the gshB gene encoding glutathione synthase, producing MTLRAAVQMDPMDNINIGGDSSFHLMLKALERGYELYHYDVRGLTWEAGRLTTKAHRVLDVKREAGDHYRFGDEVMLDLGRDVDVVLMRQDPPFDLGYLTGTWLLERIRDETLVVNDPVSVRNAPEKVFVLDYAEFMPPTMVTRDLDAVKDFQVRHGAVVIKPLHGNGGKAVFRIDADGSNLGALVELFGQVWPEPFMVQQFLPSVREGDKRIVLVDGEVAGAINRKPGEGEFRSNLAVGGYAEAAELTPREQEICAALGPALKERGLIFVGIDVIGGEWLTEINVTSPTGIVAIDRFNNSDTAGMIWDAITRRIGG
- a CDS encoding YraN family protein, with amino-acid sequence MTRAAAEARGRRAERRAAWWLRFHGWRILGQRLRVPVGEVDLVARRGRIVAFIEVKWRDRAADLDLAIDPYRLRRVAAAAEMLSPRFARPHDDIRIDVMLLAPRRLPRHLVHVWQP